The following proteins are encoded in a genomic region of [Eubacterium] hominis:
- a CDS encoding thioredoxin family protein, translating to MKEYMNEITSMEEFEKAYHEKGVQVFTFSADWCPDCQFIKGFMPDLVKAYPDYHFYYVDRDQCMEIAQDQMIMGIPSFVGVKDGVETGRFVSKLRKTKDEIDAFLKALDK from the coding sequence ATGAAAGAATATATGAATGAAATCACTTCAATGGAAGAATTTGAAAAAGCGTATCATGAAAAAGGCGTACAGGTGTTCACCTTCAGTGCTGACTGGTGTCCAGACTGTCAATTTATAAAGGGTTTTATGCCTGATTTAGTAAAAGCATATCCTGATTATCATTTCTACTATGTGGACAGAGATCAGTGTATGGAAATTGCTCAGGATCAGATGATTATGGGAATCCCAAGCTTTGTAGGTGTAAAAGATGGTGTAGAAACTGGACGCTTCGTGTCTAAACTAAGAAAAACAAAAGATGAAATTGATGCCTTTTTGAAAGCATTAGATAAATAA
- the trmB gene encoding tRNA (guanosine(46)-N7)-methyltransferase TrmB, translating to MRMRKLPWAEDFLKEQEVVIKEPSTYAGKWKQLLNKEVLHVEIGTGKGDYWILMSQKQPENGWIGIEKNNNVAALAVRKYTKLEEAMSNVAFINDDAENISDWFEKGEVDVIHLNFSDPWPKKRAHKKRLSNEKFIRQYADILNDDGEIQMKTDNSSLFEYSVIEFQKCGWFLHDFSVDFRRNEHDEDAISEYERKFMEKGQPIYRAVWKKYPIKNEN from the coding sequence ATGAGAATGCGTAAACTGCCTTGGGCAGAAGACTTTTTAAAGGAACAGGAAGTAGTAATCAAAGAACCAAGCACGTATGCTGGGAAATGGAAACAGCTATTAAATAAAGAGGTCCTGCATGTAGAAATTGGTACAGGAAAGGGCGATTATTGGATTTTAATGAGTCAGAAACAACCAGAAAATGGCTGGATCGGTATTGAAAAAAACAATAATGTTGCTGCACTCGCTGTTCGTAAATATACAAAATTAGAAGAAGCGATGAGCAATGTTGCATTTATCAATGATGATGCAGAAAACATCAGCGATTGGTTTGAAAAAGGAGAAGTAGATGTGATTCATCTAAACTTTTCTGATCCATGGCCAAAAAAACGTGCACATAAAAAACGCTTATCAAATGAAAAATTTATCCGCCAATATGCAGATATATTAAATGATGATGGAGAAATTCAAATGAAAACAGACAATAGTTCTTTATTTGAATATTCTGTTATTGAATTTCAAAAGTGCGGCTGGTTTTTACATGATTTCAGTGTAGATTTCAGAAGAAATGAACATGATGAGGATGCAATCAGTGAATATGAACGCAAATTCATGGAAAAAGGACAACCAATTTATCGTGCTGTCTGGAAGAAGTATCCTATCAAAAATGAAAATTAA
- the dapA gene encoding 4-hydroxy-tetrahydrodipicolinate synthase: MQKVMVALITPFTKENEVDYDALTKIVKRLMREGCDGFIVCGTTAETPTLREAERYAVLQHVLSIVQGNCEVWFGCGRNCTRDTIRLIRKAQKYAIDGVLVVTPYYNKPSQRGLYEHYHAIASAIDSNIMLYNVPGRCGVELQYDTIRKLVYEHKNIVGLKQASHDLDTVVKLKKEFPLFRIYSGEDGYFDEGFDIGMDGLISVMGHFNMEKLQRFIKEGRKDNRLRKELYKEASLTFCDASPAPVKYLLSRKKECENILRLPMCAINREKELLLSSYFDNEEE, encoded by the coding sequence ATGCAGAAAGTAATGGTCGCTTTGATTACACCATTTACGAAAGAAAATGAAGTGGATTATGATGCATTGACAAAAATCGTCAAACGATTGATGAGAGAAGGATGTGATGGTTTTATTGTCTGTGGAACAACAGCCGAAACACCAACTTTAAGAGAGGCAGAACGCTATGCAGTCTTACAGCATGTTTTATCGATTGTACAGGGGAATTGTGAAGTGTGGTTTGGCTGTGGCAGAAACTGTACACGTGATACAATTCGTTTGATTCGCAAAGCACAAAAGTATGCGATTGACGGTGTTCTTGTGGTAACACCTTACTACAACAAGCCTTCCCAGCGAGGACTATATGAACATTATCATGCAATTGCTTCTGCGATTGATTCCAATATCATGTTGTATAATGTTCCAGGCCGCTGTGGTGTAGAGTTACAATATGATACGATTCGTAAGCTTGTCTATGAACATAAAAATATCGTAGGACTGAAACAGGCAAGTCATGACTTAGATACGGTCGTGAAATTAAAAAAAGAATTCCCATTATTCAGAATCTACAGCGGAGAGGATGGCTATTTTGATGAAGGCTTTGATATTGGCATGGATGGATTAATATCCGTTATGGGACATTTCAATATGGAGAAGCTGCAGCGTTTTATTAAGGAAGGCAGAAAAGACAATCGATTACGCAAAGAGTTATACAAAGAAGCTTCTTTGACCTTTTGTGACGCATCCCCAGCACCGGTGAAATATTTATTATCACGTAAAAAAGAATGTGAAAATATATTGCGTT
- a CDS encoding dipicolinate synthase subunit B has product MKNQHILFGICGSFCNHAAVLKEFEKLCEENDVQAVVSENVFTCNTRFFQHEDFISRLEKASHKPVIHTIVEAEKVGPSNAYDIMIIAPMSATVAAKMVLGIYDHPVTLAAKAMLRNNRNIVFGIASNDGLSISAKNIFTLINLKHFFVIPFAQDAPFEKERSIVSKWNLLEKTADMALEDRQIQPILYGGD; this is encoded by the coding sequence ATGAAAAATCAGCATATTTTATTTGGAATTTGCGGCTCATTCTGTAATCATGCCGCAGTTTTAAAAGAATTCGAAAAATTATGCGAAGAAAACGATGTACAGGCAGTTGTCAGTGAGAATGTATTTACCTGTAATACCCGTTTCTTTCAACATGAAGATTTTATTTCACGTCTGGAAAAGGCAAGTCATAAGCCAGTCATTCATACAATAGTAGAGGCGGAAAAGGTTGGACCATCCAATGCTTATGATATCATGATCATTGCGCCAATGAGTGCGACAGTTGCCGCAAAGATGGTGCTTGGAATATATGATCATCCGGTAACACTTGCGGCAAAGGCAATGCTTAGAAATAATCGCAATATTGTATTTGGCATAGCCAGCAACGATGGCTTAAGCATCAGCGCAAAAAATATCTTTACACTGATCAATTTGAAACATTTCTTTGTGATTCCATTTGCTCAGGATGCACCATTTGAAAAAGAAAGAAGTATCGTCAGTAAGTGGAATCTGTTAGAAAAAACTGCTGACATGGCTTTAGAAGACCGCCAGATCCAACCAATACTTTACGGGGGTGATTAG
- a CDS encoding LacI family DNA-binding transcriptional regulator: MKRITIYDVAKEADVSLATVSRVINGSEVVREDTRVKVQEAIEKLGYKPNAIAQGLALQKTTTIALIVPEASYFYTGQIINGLIDVAKIYKYNIMLHTTTEGISEMNDIIENIIKSRVDGVVIFNDKLNKDELKQLTNYQIPIVVIGNKMSDDTVGSVYVDYAKLVYDYAMKCIKAGKTDLALVEDRKNPAMIKQLKDGLERAFADSGMKFENYIAIPKEYRSSYLFLKEYMSGNIHHDVIITYRDSQAMAVLNTAKEAGLSIPDDMELVCILDSKYNAMARPQISGFKIPDYDLGAVAMRLLTKMLTEENEVMDKEIELSYIFTPRKSTK, translated from the coding sequence ATGAAAAGAATTACAATTTATGATGTCGCAAAAGAAGCAGATGTATCATTGGCAACGGTATCTCGTGTTATTAACGGAAGTGAAGTAGTACGTGAGGATACACGAGTAAAGGTACAGGAGGCAATTGAAAAATTAGGTTATAAGCCAAATGCAATTGCACAGGGTCTGGCATTACAGAAGACTACAACCATTGCATTGATCGTTCCAGAAGCCAGCTATTTTTATACTGGACAAATCATCAATGGTTTAATTGATGTAGCAAAAATTTATAAATATAACATTATGCTACATACAACAACAGAAGGTATTAGTGAAATGAATGATATCATTGAAAATATCATTAAATCACGTGTGGATGGCGTTGTGATCTTCAATGATAAACTGAATAAAGATGAATTGAAACAGCTGACAAACTATCAGATTCCAATCGTTGTTATTGGCAATAAGATGTCTGATGATACAGTAGGTTCTGTTTATGTTGATTATGCAAAACTGGTATATGATTATGCAATGAAATGCATCAAAGCAGGAAAGACAGATCTTGCACTTGTAGAAGACCGTAAGAATCCAGCGATGATCAAACAATTAAAAGATGGTCTGGAAAGAGCGTTTGCTGATTCTGGTATGAAGTTTGAAAATTATATTGCAATTCCAAAAGAATACCGTTCTTCTTATTTATTCCTGAAAGAATATATGAGTGGAAATATTCACCATGATGTTATCATCACATATCGTGATTCACAGGCAATGGCTGTATTAAATACAGCAAAAGAAGCTGGTTTGAGTATTCCTGATGATATGGAATTAGTTTGTATCTTAGATAGTAAATATAATGCAATGGCACGTCCTCAGATTTCAGGATTCAAGATTCCTGATTATGACTTAGGTGCTGTCGCCATGCGTTTGTTGACAAAGATGCTGACAGAAGAAAACGAAGTTATGGATAAAGAAATTGAATTAAGCTATATCTTTACACCTCGTAAATCTACAAAATAA
- a CDS encoding tyrosine--tRNA ligase produces the protein MKLFDELKWRGLINDVTSPDLEEKLNARGMTFYIGTDPTGDSLHIGHYSSLLCAKRLAAHGHHPLMLVGGATGFIGDPKATGERNMLTKEVLQHNYDCLSAQIKELFGFEMVNNLDWTKDLSVIDFLRDIGKYFNINYMINKETVKRRLESGISYTEFSYMILQAMDFLHLYEAKGCTLQLGGQDQWGNITSGLELIRKKHGADVECYGMTMPLITKADGTKFGKSETGTVWLDKSKTSSYEMYQFLVNSEDAKVIDYLKKLTFLGKEEIDALEDSLNKEPHKREAQKALAREVVTYLHGEDEYQKALKITNALFRGNIKDLEANEIKDALHGMEAKSIDDNMPLPDALVAAGIASSKREAREWINQGSIQINGEKIQDVAFVVSSANAISENHTLIKKGKRNYFVIEQ, from the coding sequence ATGAAATTATTTGATGAATTGAAATGGAGAGGACTGATCAATGATGTGACAAGTCCTGATCTGGAAGAAAAATTAAACGCCAGAGGAATGACATTCTATATAGGTACAGACCCTACAGGGGATTCTTTACATATTGGACATTACTCATCTTTATTATGCGCTAAACGTTTAGCTGCTCATGGACATCACCCATTGATGCTGGTAGGTGGCGCTACAGGATTTATTGGTGATCCAAAGGCAACTGGGGAACGTAATATGTTAACGAAAGAAGTATTACAACACAACTATGATTGTCTAAGTGCACAGATCAAAGAACTGTTTGGCTTTGAAATGGTAAATAATCTGGACTGGACAAAAGATTTAAGTGTAATTGATTTTTTGCGTGATATTGGAAAATACTTCAATATCAATTACATGATCAATAAAGAAACAGTAAAGAGAAGACTGGAAAGTGGTATCAGCTATACTGAATTCTCTTATATGATTCTTCAGGCAATGGATTTCTTACACCTTTATGAAGCAAAAGGATGTACTTTACAGTTAGGTGGACAGGATCAGTGGGGAAACATTACCAGTGGTTTGGAATTGATTCGTAAAAAACATGGTGCAGATGTAGAATGCTATGGTATGACAATGCCTTTGATCACAAAAGCAGATGGTACAAAATTTGGAAAGAGTGAAACAGGTACTGTATGGCTGGATAAATCAAAAACAAGTTCTTATGAAATGTATCAGTTTCTGGTAAATTCTGAAGATGCCAAAGTAATTGATTACTTAAAGAAACTGACATTCTTAGGCAAAGAAGAAATTGATGCATTAGAAGATAGTCTAAATAAAGAACCACATAAACGTGAAGCACAAAAAGCACTTGCCAGAGAAGTTGTCACATACTTACATGGAGAAGATGAATATCAGAAAGCATTAAAAATCACGAATGCATTATTCAGAGGCAATATCAAAGATTTAGAAGCAAATGAAATCAAAGATGCGTTACATGGTATGGAAGCAAAATCTATAGATGACAACATGCCTTTGCCAGACGCACTGGTTGCGGCAGGTATTGCCAGCAGTAAACGTGAAGCCAGAGAATGGATCAATCAGGGATCTATCCAGATCAATGGCGAAAAGATTCAGGATGTTGCATTTGTGGTAAGCAGTGCAAATGCGATCAGTGAAAATCATACCTTGATCAAAAAAGGAAAACGTAATTATTTTGTAATTGAACAGTAG
- the murC gene encoding UDP-N-acetylmuramate--L-alanine ligase, producing MLYHFIGIKGSGMASLAEIVNDRGDEVNGSDIEKYIFTQKPLEERGIQITGFDEKNIVEGSTIIIGNAFHEDNPEVKRALELKAENKATVYWYHEFLGQLVQEYTSVSVAGTHGKTTTTGMLSHVMSLVAPTGYLIGDGTGEMPENSKYFVLESCEYQRHFLAYEPQYAIITNIELDHVDYYKDMADYCNAFETFANQVKKGVVIFGDDESTRSLNVNTAHLYYGLHDDNDVQAVNIVQGEDGMSFDVLYKKNLFGSFKLPFVGKPLLWNSLGVIALGIMEGLRAEVLQNGLESFPGVKRRFTIEENHGNIYIDDYAHHPTAVKYMIEAAKIKYPGKKIIALFKPDRYSRIYYFMDRFAKELDAADEVYLCHFPENAAKEEGIDITIDDLAKLSSKAKVIKEDEEAAKMLASRGPAVYLFMSSKDIYKLKNVVKSFQ from the coding sequence ATGCTGTATCATTTTATAGGTATTAAAGGAAGCGGTATGGCTTCTCTTGCGGAAATCGTAAATGATCGAGGAGATGAAGTAAACGGTTCAGATATAGAAAAATATATCTTTACACAGAAACCATTAGAAGAACGTGGTATTCAAATCACTGGATTCGATGAAAAAAATATTGTGGAAGGCTCTACAATCATTATTGGAAATGCATTCCATGAGGATAACCCAGAAGTAAAAAGAGCTTTAGAACTAAAGGCTGAAAACAAAGCAACAGTGTACTGGTATCATGAATTTTTAGGACAACTGGTACAAGAATATACCAGTGTATCTGTAGCGGGTACCCATGGAAAAACTACCACAACAGGAATGCTTTCCCATGTGATGTCACTTGTTGCGCCTACTGGTTATCTGATCGGTGATGGAACAGGAGAAATGCCGGAAAACAGTAAGTATTTTGTTTTGGAATCCTGTGAATATCAGCGCCATTTCCTGGCATATGAACCACAATATGCCATCATTACCAATATTGAATTAGACCATGTAGATTATTATAAAGATATGGCAGATTATTGTAACGCTTTTGAAACATTCGCTAATCAGGTGAAAAAAGGCGTTGTCATCTTTGGTGATGATGAAAGTACAAGAAGTTTAAATGTAAACACAGCGCATCTGTATTATGGTCTGCATGACGATAATGATGTGCAGGCTGTCAATATTGTGCAGGGTGAAGATGGCATGTCTTTTGATGTGTTATACAAAAAAAATCTGTTTGGCAGTTTTAAACTTCCGTTTGTTGGGAAACCTTTATTATGGAACAGCCTTGGTGTCATCGCATTAGGTATTATGGAAGGCTTGCGTGCTGAAGTACTACAGAATGGATTAGAGAGCTTTCCAGGTGTAAAACGTCGTTTTACGATTGAAGAAAACCATGGTAATATCTATATTGATGATTATGCGCATCATCCAACAGCTGTGAAATATATGATCGAAGCAGCGAAAATCAAATATCCTGGCAAGAAAATTATCGCATTGTTTAAACCTGATCGCTATTCACGTATCTATTATTTTATGGATCGTTTTGCGAAAGAACTGGATGCAGCAGATGAAGTTTATCTTTGCCACTTCCCGGAAAATGCTGCAAAAGAGGAAGGTATTGATATCACGATTGATGATCTTGCTAAGCTTAGCAGCAAAGCAAAAGTCATCAAAGAAGATGAAGAAGCAGCTAAGATGCTGGCATCACGTGGACCTGCTGTTTACTTGTTTATGAGCAGCAAGGATATTTATAAGTTAAAAAATGTTGTAAAAAGTTTTCAATAA
- a CDS encoding internalin, with product MGVFKKFVNLLFDESDADIIVEDELENIEFKEPKKEKTIKQEPVREDLYTYEEERTFERTDKVKTKEEKKKFVSIDLEDDAPQVKPEVKEKKTIVQQRPVLQKNEKKEFEFTPVISPIFGAKEEEKKKKEIKRKQSVDILKKSSSVKKKPNPLGTIISPYYGVSELEEFEEEAKEEIAAKEKAKQTPVETPSDDVEIKRMDEIEEINNVTLDEILVDDIKNDSEEDLMQISLFGESTPVHEADKETYKLKEEE from the coding sequence ATGGGTGTTTTTAAGAAGTTTGTGAATCTGTTATTTGATGAATCTGATGCAGATATCATCGTAGAAGATGAATTGGAAAATATAGAATTTAAAGAACCAAAAAAAGAAAAAACAATAAAACAGGAACCTGTAAGGGAAGATTTGTATACTTATGAAGAAGAACGTACCTTTGAGCGAACTGATAAAGTAAAGACAAAGGAAGAAAAGAAAAAGTTTGTAAGTATAGATCTGGAAGATGATGCTCCTCAGGTAAAACCTGAAGTAAAAGAAAAAAAGACAATCGTACAACAGCGTCCTGTCTTACAGAAAAACGAAAAGAAAGAATTTGAGTTTACACCAGTGATATCACCAATCTTTGGCGCAAAAGAAGAAGAAAAGAAGAAAAAAGAAATCAAGAGAAAACAAAGCGTTGATATCTTGAAGAAATCTTCCTCTGTGAAGAAAAAGCCTAATCCATTAGGAACGATTATTTCACCATATTATGGTGTTAGTGAATTAGAAGAATTTGAAGAAGAGGCAAAAGAAGAAATTGCCGCGAAAGAAAAGGCGAAACAGACACCAGTTGAAACACCAAGTGATGATGTTGAAATCAAACGCATGGATGAGATTGAAGAAATCAATAATGTGACACTTGATGAAATCCTGGTTGATGATATAAAAAATGATAGTGAAGAAGATCTGATGCAGATCTCCCTGTTTGGGGAATCTACACCCGTTCATGAAGCAGATAAAGAAACATATAAGCTAAAGGAAGAAGAATAA
- a CDS encoding histidine kinase, which translates to MELDQLLNLLSVVAGKCLPILGFIVLVFLIIFVRHLIILLKSANEAVISMTKTLDTANKELETLEKPLNTLNELSDTIDTVHEASKTAVRSALVAIIENLGAIKEWALQKSKKEDTTTAVRSDMEGEE; encoded by the coding sequence ATGGAATTAGATCAGTTACTGAATTTGTTAAGTGTTGTGGCAGGAAAATGTCTGCCAATCTTAGGTTTTATCGTATTGGTGTTTCTTATCATATTTGTAAGACACCTGATCATTCTTTTAAAATCTGCGAATGAGGCAGTTATCAGTATGACGAAAACGCTGGATACAGCAAATAAGGAACTGGAAACCCTCGAAAAACCATTAAACACGTTAAATGAGCTAAGCGATACCATCGATACTGTACATGAAGCCAGCAAAACAGCTGTGCGCAGTGCATTGGTGGCGATTATCGAAAATCTTGGCGCCATTAAAGAGTGGGCTTTGCAAAAAAGTAAAAAAGAAGATACAACAACCGCTGTCAGAAGCGATATGGAAGGAGAAGAATGA
- the pepV gene encoding dipeptidase PepV has product MDWLEEVKKYKEDLIEDVKGIIAIPSIKDTPKEGAPFGEGCRKALDHMLALGEKEGFTVKNIDGYAGVITYGEGEESVGMLAHLDVVPVGEGWSKDPFAMVEENGYLFGRGVLDDKGPAMSGFYALKMLKDNHVKLNKKIMLILGCDEESGMDCMNYYVKHAEVPTIGFTPDAEFPVIYGEKGGLHVQISGDTETVIESMHAGERMNIVIGKASCVVKEWNDRATDMFDFYLKSNGLKGSVAYTGEKAELMIEGAFAHAAMPYLGNNAALHLLNFVGNCFHDKFAADTYEMLHDWQGKPVDIFMESATMGFLTMNTGIVNIENGHVEITIDIRYPLETNADIVMAGFHKKAKAINYALDITLEKDTKPLYVDPNSELVTTLSNVYRKYSKDETTPNMTIGGGTYAKKFPNFVAFGPEFPNRTQPEGMFVGGCHQKDEGIRVDDLLCATAIYAEALEKLAK; this is encoded by the coding sequence ATGGATTGGTTAGAAGAAGTAAAAAAGTATAAAGAAGATTTAATAGAAGATGTAAAAGGTATCATTGCGATTCCTAGTATAAAAGATACACCTAAAGAAGGTGCACCATTTGGAGAAGGATGCCGCAAGGCATTAGACCACATGCTGGCTCTTGGTGAAAAAGAAGGTTTTACAGTAAAAAATATCGATGGCTATGCCGGCGTTATTACATATGGAGAAGGTGAAGAAAGTGTTGGTATGCTTGCACACCTTGATGTAGTACCTGTTGGTGAAGGATGGAGTAAAGATCCTTTTGCTATGGTTGAAGAAAACGGATATCTATTTGGTCGTGGGGTATTAGATGATAAAGGACCTGCCATGAGTGGATTCTATGCGTTAAAAATGTTAAAAGATAATCATGTGAAACTGAATAAAAAAATCATGCTGATTCTTGGATGTGATGAAGAAAGTGGCATGGATTGTATGAATTACTATGTGAAACATGCAGAAGTACCTACCATTGGATTTACACCAGATGCGGAATTTCCAGTAATTTATGGTGAAAAAGGCGGTCTACATGTGCAAATAAGTGGAGATACTGAAACGGTAATCGAATCTATGCATGCTGGAGAACGTATGAATATCGTTATTGGCAAAGCGAGCTGTGTTGTAAAAGAATGGAATGATCGTGCCACAGATATGTTTGATTTCTATTTGAAATCAAATGGTTTAAAAGGTAGTGTAGCATATACTGGTGAAAAAGCTGAACTGATGATTGAAGGAGCATTTGCCCATGCCGCAATGCCATATCTTGGAAATAATGCAGCACTTCATTTGTTAAACTTTGTAGGAAATTGTTTTCATGATAAATTTGCAGCGGATACATATGAAATGTTACACGACTGGCAGGGAAAACCAGTGGATATCTTTATGGAAAGTGCAACCATGGGCTTTCTAACAATGAATACCGGTATTGTGAATATTGAAAACGGACATGTAGAAATCACGATTGATATTCGTTATCCATTAGAAACAAATGCTGATATCGTGATGGCTGGTTTCCATAAGAAAGCAAAAGCAATCAACTATGCTTTAGATATCACATTAGAAAAAGATACAAAGCCATTATATGTAGATCCTAACAGTGAACTGGTAACTACATTGAGTAATGTGTATCGTAAATACAGCAAGGATGAAACAACACCAAATATGACCATTGGCGGAGGTACCTACGCAAAGAAATTCCCTAACTTTGTGGCATTTGGTCCTGAATTTCCAAACCGTACACAGCCAGAAGGAATGTTTGTTGGCGGATGTCATCAAAAAGATGAAGGAATCCGCGTCGATGATTTATTATGCGCAACTGCAATCTATGCAGAAGCATTAGAAAAATTAGCGAAATAG
- the pnp gene encoding polyribonucleotide nucleotidyltransferase: MAKQVFRLDFCGRGITVETGEVAKQAGGSVLVRYNDTVVLSTATASKQAKEGIDFFPLTVSFEEKLYSVGKIPGGFLRREGRPSEHATLTARMIDRPIRPLFAEGFRNEVQVVNTVLSVEQECSPEMTAMFGASLALCVSDIPFNGPIAGVVVGRIDGEYVINPTPEQQEKSDIHLTVAGTKYAVNMVEAGAKEVSEEAMLGAIMFGHEHIKQLVAFQEEIAAAVGKEKMEVKLYTVDEAIDSEVRANFETAIREAVSIEKKLERYGKIDELTEAAVAMFEAKEYASEAEMNKAIKQVKEICHGIEADEVRRLIIEDKIRPDGRKIDEIRPLDSQVDILPRVHGSALFTRGETQVLSVTTLGPMNDNQIIDDVTEVDSKRFMHHYNFPPYSVGETGRMGNPGRREIGHGALGERALSQVLPSEEEFPYTIRTVAEVLESNGSSSQASICAGTMSLMAAGVPIKAPVAGIAMGLIMNEETGAYTVLTDIQGMEDHFGDMDFKVAGTSEGITALQMDIKVTGITEAVFKEALAQAKIARAQILENMMQAIEKPREDVGTYAPKIEILYIDPEKIREVIGQNGKVINQIIADSNDVKIDIDDDGKVVIYHMDRASINKAADMIRDIVRVAKVGDIYDAKVVRIEKFGAFVNLFPGTDGLLHISKIAHERVEKVEDVLNIGDTVKVKVMEIDDRGRVNVSAKALLPKPKKEEKKPEEKAEEAPASEA; the protein is encoded by the coding sequence GTGGCTAAACAAGTATTTCGTTTAGATTTCTGTGGTCGTGGGATCACAGTAGAAACAGGTGAAGTGGCAAAACAGGCCGGAGGGTCAGTTTTAGTAAGATATAACGATACCGTTGTATTATCTACGGCTACCGCCAGCAAACAGGCAAAAGAAGGGATTGACTTTTTCCCATTGACTGTTTCATTTGAAGAAAAGTTATATTCAGTAGGTAAGATTCCTGGTGGTTTCTTAAGAAGAGAAGGAAGACCAAGTGAACATGCGACATTGACTGCTCGTATGATTGACCGTCCAATCCGTCCATTATTTGCGGAAGGCTTCCGTAATGAGGTACAGGTTGTAAATACGGTATTATCTGTAGAACAGGAATGTTCTCCGGAAATGACAGCAATGTTTGGTGCATCTTTAGCACTATGTGTGTCTGATATCCCATTCAATGGACCAATCGCCGGTGTTGTTGTAGGTAGAATTGATGGAGAATATGTAATCAATCCTACACCAGAGCAACAGGAAAAAAGTGATATTCACTTAACCGTAGCTGGAACAAAATATGCTGTAAACATGGTAGAAGCTGGAGCAAAAGAAGTTAGTGAAGAAGCAATGCTTGGCGCCATCATGTTTGGACATGAACATATCAAACAACTGGTTGCTTTCCAGGAAGAAATTGCTGCAGCAGTCGGTAAAGAAAAAATGGAAGTAAAATTGTACACAGTGGATGAAGCGATTGATTCAGAAGTACGTGCTAATTTTGAAACAGCAATTCGTGAAGCTGTTTCTATTGAAAAGAAACTGGAACGTTATGGCAAAATCGATGAGTTAACAGAAGCTGCTGTTGCAATGTTTGAAGCAAAAGAATATGCAAGTGAAGCAGAGATGAACAAAGCAATTAAACAGGTAAAAGAAATCTGTCATGGTATTGAAGCTGATGAAGTTCGTCGACTGATCATTGAAGATAAGATTCGTCCAGATGGACGTAAGATTGATGAAATCCGTCCTTTGGATTCTCAGGTAGATATATTACCACGTGTGCATGGTAGTGCATTATTTACACGTGGAGAAACACAGGTATTAAGTGTAACTACACTTGGACCAATGAACGACAATCAGATTATTGATGACGTCACAGAAGTAGATAGTAAACGTTTCATGCATCATTACAATTTCCCTCCATATTCTGTTGGTGAAACAGGACGTATGGGAAATCCAGGACGTCGTGAAATCGGACATGGAGCATTGGGAGAAAGAGCACTTTCTCAGGTTCTTCCAAGTGAAGAAGAATTCCCATATACAATTCGTACAGTCGCAGAAGTATTAGAATCCAATGGTTCTAGTTCTCAGGCATCTATCTGTGCAGGCACAATGTCTTTAATGGCTGCCGGTGTTCCAATTAAAGCACCAGTTGCTGGTATCGCAATGGGTCTGATCATGAATGAAGAAACAGGTGCTTATACTGTATTGACAGATATTCAGGGTATGGAAGATCACTTCGGTGATATGGACTTTAAGGTTGCCGGTACAAGTGAAGGTATCACAGCATTACAGATGGATATCAAAGTAACTGGTATTACAGAAGCAGTATTCAAAGAAGCATTGGCACAGGCAAAAATTGCACGTGCACAGATTCTTGAAAATATGATGCAGGCAATTGAAAAACCAAGAGAAGATGTTGGCACTTATGCACCTAAGATTGAAATCCTGTATATCGATCCTGAAAAAATTCGTGAAGTTATTGGACAGAATGGTAAAGTTATCAACCAGATCATCGCAGACAGCAATGATGTGAAGATTGATATTGATGATGATGGAAAAGTAGTCATCTACCATATGGACCGTGCTTCCATCAACAAAGCAGCAGATATGATTCGTGATATCGTACGTGTTGCGAAAGTTGGAGATATATATGATGCAAAAGTTGTCAGAATTGAAAAATTTGGTGCATTCGTAAATCTGTTCCCTGGTACAGATGGATTATTACATATTTCCAAGATTGCACATGAACGTGTAGAAAAAGTGGAAGATGTATTAAATATCGGAGATACAGTAAAAGTTAAGGTTATGGAAATCGATGATCGTGGACGTGTAAATGTCAGCGCAAAAGCATTGCTACCAAAACCTAAAAAAGAAGAAAAGAAACCGGAAGAAAAAGCAGAAGAAGCACCAGCTTCTGAAGCATAA